In Salvelinus sp. IW2-2015 linkage group LG23, ASM291031v2, whole genome shotgun sequence, a genomic segment contains:
- the gltpd2b gene encoding glycolipid transfer protein domain-containing protein 2 isoform X1, whose amino-acid sequence MGIKGKAALAIVVLLFFLGSMWLQGSLDYQWDSCLKGYIQINSPRHLSNGSEADSDEDGAILEVCPGQTFQVSELLSHLLAALGPTNDVLLQPYLASWDELIKFMEALGPMVGLISQEIEAKTSIIRDLTLREAGSSDEGEVGLALVLVSGTRVHGGGQEETEASVAAPSSAYLSLRSMIHTELSRGLVDFQQMTESGCRTLLRLHRALLWLQVFLEKLGEGPVGGRLRSPSELCREAYQHTLAHHHSWFVRRAAEIAFIAMPERGFFYRLVCVTNQEEASVVLNRVVRAIGEVYDRTQGVLEEHGMLDLP is encoded by the exons ATGGGGATAAAGGGCAAGGCGGCTTTGGCCATCGTGGTTCTACTGTTCTTCCTCGGCTCCATGTGGCTCC AAGGAAGTTTGGATTACCAGTGGGACTCTTGTCTTAAAGGTTACATTCAGATAAACAGT CCTCGCCATCTGTCCAATGGCAGTGAGGCTGATAGTGATGAGGACGGGGCCATATTGGAGGTGTGTCCCGGTCAGACGTTCCAGGTGTCGGAGCTGCTGTCTCACCTGCTGGCTGCGCTGGGACCCACCAATGACGTGCTGCTGCAGCCTTATCTGGCCAGTTGGGACGAGCTTATCAA GTTCATGGAGGCTCTTGGACCGATGGTTGGACTCATATCTCAGGAGATTGAAGCCAAAACTTCCATAATTCGTGACCTGACCCTGCGGGAGGCAGGTAGCAGCGATGAGGGAGAAGTGGGCCTAGCCTTGGTGTTGGTGTCTGGTACCAGAGTGCATGGTGGtggacaggaggagacagaggccTCAGTGGCAGCGCCAAGCAGTGCCTACCTGTCTTTGCGCTCTATGATCCACACTGAGTTGAGCCGGGGCCTGGTAGACTTCCAGCAGATGACAGAATCTGGGTGTCGTACTCTGCTCCGGCTGCACCGGGCCCTGTTGTGGCTGCAGGTCTTCCTGGAAAAGCTGGGGGAGGGGCCTGTGGGCGGCCGGTTGCGGAGCCCCTCGGAGCTCTGCCGTGAGGCCTATCAGCACACCCTGGCCCACCACCACTCCTGGTTCGTACGCAGGGCAGCGGAGATAGCCTTCATCGCCATGCCTGAGCGGGGCTTCTTCTACAGGCTGGTGTGTGTGACGAACCAGGAAGAGGCCAGYGTGGTGCTGAACAGGGTGGTCCGGGCCATCGGAGAGGTGTATGACAGAACTCAGGGGGTCCTGGAGGAGCATGGCATGCTGGACCTGCCGTAG
- the gltpd2b gene encoding glycolipid transfer protein domain-containing protein 2 isoform X2, with translation MPRHLSNGSEADSDEDGAILEVCPGQTFQVSELLSHLLAALGPTNDVLLQPYLASWDELIKFMEALGPMVGLISQEIEAKTSIIRDLTLREAGSSDEGEVGLALVLVSGTRVHGGGQEETEASVAAPSSAYLSLRSMIHTELSRGLVDFQQMTESGCRTLLRLHRALLWLQVFLEKLGEGPVGGRLRSPSELCREAYQHTLAHHHSWFVRRAAEIAFIAMPERGFFYRLVCVTNQEEASVVLNRVVRAIGEVYDRTQGVLEEHGMLDLP, from the exons ATG CCTCGCCATCTGTCCAATGGCAGTGAGGCTGATAGTGATGAGGACGGGGCCATATTGGAGGTGTGTCCCGGTCAGACGTTCCAGGTGTCGGAGCTGCTGTCTCACCTGCTGGCTGCGCTGGGACCCACCAATGACGTGCTGCTGCAGCCTTATCTGGCCAGTTGGGACGAGCTTATCAA GTTCATGGAGGCTCTTGGACCGATGGTTGGACTCATATCTCAGGAGATTGAAGCCAAAACTTCCATAATTCGTGACCTGACCCTGCGGGAGGCAGGTAGCAGCGATGAGGGAGAAGTGGGCCTAGCCTTGGTGTTGGTGTCTGGTACCAGAGTGCATGGTGGtggacaggaggagacagaggccTCAGTGGCAGCGCCAAGCAGTGCCTACCTGTCTTTGCGCTCTATGATCCACACTGAGTTGAGCCGGGGCCTGGTAGACTTCCAGCAGATGACAGAATCTGGGTGTCGTACTCTGCTCCGGCTGCACCGGGCCCTGTTGTGGCTGCAGGTCTTCCTGGAAAAGCTGGGGGAGGGGCCTGTGGGCGGCCGGTTGCGGAGCCCCTCGGAGCTCTGCCGTGAGGCCTATCAGCACACCCTGGCCCACCACCACTCCTGGTTCGTACGCAGGGCAGCGGAGATAGCCTTCATCGCCATGCCTGAGCGGGGCTTCTTCTACAGGCTGGTGTGTGTGACGAACCAGGAAGAGGCCAGYGTGGTGCTGAACAGGGTGGTCCGGGCCATCGGAGAGGTGTATGACAGAACTCAGGGGGTCCTGGAGGAGCATGGCATGCTGGACCTGCCGTAG